In Passer domesticus isolate bPasDom1 chromosome 1, bPasDom1.hap1, whole genome shotgun sequence, one DNA window encodes the following:
- the LOC135303161 gene encoding solute carrier family 22 member 13-like isoform X2: protein MAEFGDLLRALGEFGLYQKLLILLLSLSLLLIPFQMVGQVFMVVEVPHHCDTSWIRAVGPNLTEEEQLNLTLPRRADGEFEQCSMFSPVDWDLDAILAYGLNHTQKCSSGWVYPSEQPPSLLTEFDLVCDRAFLNDVSQSIYMAGLLIGAMFFGMLSDRIGRRPVFLICILIQGVFGLGIAFVPHFYVFMAFRCVVGAAVSGIMITVVSLATEWVGVSHRTKSLLITHTAFAIGQMSVAGLSYGIRNWRLLEIVGSAPMFALFFYIWVIPESARWLVTKGRIEEAKKVLQKAAATNKRSLPAELLQQMKPEKEVKSGSFLDLFRTKNLRKVTLIMSSVWFADSIVYYGLSLSVTDFGLDIYLTQLAFGAVELPARISCIFLLEWFGRKKVQSILLFLAGLICLILTGIPEDQPVVITVLAIIGKFTATAAFSTSYVYAAELFPTILRQTGVGLCSTMARVAGILAPLIIPLDQYHRAIPKAIFGSIPVLVALLCILLPETRGVDLADDTGNEQPLEEKTEVSL, encoded by the exons ATGGCTGAGTTTGGGGATCTTTTGAGGGCTCTGGGGGAGTTTGGGCTCTACCAGAAACTGCtgatcctgctcctctccctctcacTACTTCTCATTCCTTTCCAAATGGTTGGCCAAGTCTTCATGGTGGTGGAAGTGCCTCACCACTGTGACACCAGCTGGATCCGCGCCGTCGGCCCCAACCTGACGGAGGAAGAGCAGCTGAACCTCACCCTGCCCCGCCGCGCCGACGGGGAGTTTGAGCAGTGCTCCATGTTCTCCCCGGTCGACTGGGACCTGGATGCCATCCTGGCTTACGGGCTGAACCACACGCAGAAGtgcagcagtggctgggtgTACCCCTCAGAGCAGCCGCCGTCCCTGCTGACCGAG TTTGACCTGGTGTGTGACAGGGCGTTCCTGAACGATGTCTCCCAGTCCATCTACATGGCTGGGCTTCTCATTGGAGCCATGTTCTTTGGGATGCTGAGTGACAG GATAGGCAGGCGGCCAGTCTTCCTCATCTGCATCCTCATCCAGGGGGTGTTTGGCCTGGGAATTGCCTTTGTGCCCCATTTCTACGTGTTCATGGCCTTCAGGTGTGTCGTGGGAGCTGCGGTGTCAGGAATTATGATTACAGTCGTATCCCTGG CTACAGAATGGGTTGGTGTCTCCCACCGGACAAAGTCACTGCTGATCACTCACACGGCTTTTGCCATCGGGCAGATGTCCGTGGCTGGCTTGAGTTATGGAATTCGCAACTGGAGGCTGTTGGAGATTGTAGGATCTGCTCCTATGTTTGCCCTTTTCTTCTACATCTG GGTGATCCCAGAGTCAGCTCGCTGGCTGGTGACCAAGGGCAGAATCGAGGAAGCCAAGAAGGTCCTGCAGAAGGCGGCAGCCACCAACAAGCGCagcctcccagcagagctcctgcagcag ATGAAGCCTGAGAAAGAGGTCAAGTCTGGAAGTTTCCTGGATCTCTTCCGGACAAAGAACCTGCGGAAGGTGACTTTAATCATGTCATCTGTCTG GTTTGCAGACAGCATTGTCTACTATGGGCTGAGCCTCAGCGTGACAGATTTTGGTCTGGACATCTACCTGACacagctggcctttggggcagTGGAGCTTCCAGCTCGaatttcctgcattttcctGCTGGAGTGGTTTGGAAGGAAGAAAGTGCAGAGCATTCTCCTGTTCCTGGCTGGCCTGATATGTCTCATCCTCACTGGCATCCCTGAAG ACCAGCCCGTGGTAATCACTGTCCTGGCCATCATTGGCAAGTTCACAGCCACGGCCGCTTTCTCCACCTCCTACGTCTACGCTGCTGAGCTCTTCCCCACCATCCTCAG GCAGACGGGCGTGGGGCTGTGCTCCACCATGGCCAGGGTGGCAGGGATCCTGGCCCCGCTGATCATTCCCCTGGACCAGTACCACCGGGCCATCCCCAAAGCCATCTTTGGGAGCATCCCTGTGCTGGTGGCCCTGCTCTGCATCCTGCTGCCCGAGACCCGCGGCGTTGACCTGGCAGATGACACAGGCAATGAACAACCTCTAGAGGAG AAAACTGAAGTGTCTCTCTGA
- the LOC135303161 gene encoding solute carrier family 22 member 13-like isoform X1, translating into MAEFGDLLRALGEFGLYQKLLILLLSLSLLLIPFQMVGQVFMVVEVPHHCDTSWIRAVGPNLTEEEQLNLTLPRRADGEFEQCSMFSPVDWDLDAILAYGLNHTQKCSSGWVYPSEQPPSLLTEFDLVCDRAFLNDVSQSIYMAGLLIGAMFFGMLSDRIGRRPVFLICILIQGVFGLGIAFVPHFYVFMAFRCVVGAAVSGIMITVVSLATEWVGVSHRTKSLLITHTAFAIGQMSVAGLSYGIRNWRLLEIVGSAPMFALFFYIWVIPESARWLVTKGRIEEAKKVLQKAAATNKRSLPAELLQQMKPEKEVKSGSFLDLFRTKNLRKVTLIMSSVWFADSIVYYGLSLSVTDFGLDIYLTQLAFGAVELPARISCIFLLEWFGRKKVQSILLFLAGLICLILTGIPEDQPVVITVLAIIGKFTATAAFSTSYVYAAELFPTILRQTGVGLCSTMARVAGILAPLIIPLDQYHRAIPKAIFGSIPVLVALLCILLPETRGVDLADDTGNEQPLEEEQKTEVSL; encoded by the exons ATGGCTGAGTTTGGGGATCTTTTGAGGGCTCTGGGGGAGTTTGGGCTCTACCAGAAACTGCtgatcctgctcctctccctctcacTACTTCTCATTCCTTTCCAAATGGTTGGCCAAGTCTTCATGGTGGTGGAAGTGCCTCACCACTGTGACACCAGCTGGATCCGCGCCGTCGGCCCCAACCTGACGGAGGAAGAGCAGCTGAACCTCACCCTGCCCCGCCGCGCCGACGGGGAGTTTGAGCAGTGCTCCATGTTCTCCCCGGTCGACTGGGACCTGGATGCCATCCTGGCTTACGGGCTGAACCACACGCAGAAGtgcagcagtggctgggtgTACCCCTCAGAGCAGCCGCCGTCCCTGCTGACCGAG TTTGACCTGGTGTGTGACAGGGCGTTCCTGAACGATGTCTCCCAGTCCATCTACATGGCTGGGCTTCTCATTGGAGCCATGTTCTTTGGGATGCTGAGTGACAG GATAGGCAGGCGGCCAGTCTTCCTCATCTGCATCCTCATCCAGGGGGTGTTTGGCCTGGGAATTGCCTTTGTGCCCCATTTCTACGTGTTCATGGCCTTCAGGTGTGTCGTGGGAGCTGCGGTGTCAGGAATTATGATTACAGTCGTATCCCTGG CTACAGAATGGGTTGGTGTCTCCCACCGGACAAAGTCACTGCTGATCACTCACACGGCTTTTGCCATCGGGCAGATGTCCGTGGCTGGCTTGAGTTATGGAATTCGCAACTGGAGGCTGTTGGAGATTGTAGGATCTGCTCCTATGTTTGCCCTTTTCTTCTACATCTG GGTGATCCCAGAGTCAGCTCGCTGGCTGGTGACCAAGGGCAGAATCGAGGAAGCCAAGAAGGTCCTGCAGAAGGCGGCAGCCACCAACAAGCGCagcctcccagcagagctcctgcagcag ATGAAGCCTGAGAAAGAGGTCAAGTCTGGAAGTTTCCTGGATCTCTTCCGGACAAAGAACCTGCGGAAGGTGACTTTAATCATGTCATCTGTCTG GTTTGCAGACAGCATTGTCTACTATGGGCTGAGCCTCAGCGTGACAGATTTTGGTCTGGACATCTACCTGACacagctggcctttggggcagTGGAGCTTCCAGCTCGaatttcctgcattttcctGCTGGAGTGGTTTGGAAGGAAGAAAGTGCAGAGCATTCTCCTGTTCCTGGCTGGCCTGATATGTCTCATCCTCACTGGCATCCCTGAAG ACCAGCCCGTGGTAATCACTGTCCTGGCCATCATTGGCAAGTTCACAGCCACGGCCGCTTTCTCCACCTCCTACGTCTACGCTGCTGAGCTCTTCCCCACCATCCTCAG GCAGACGGGCGTGGGGCTGTGCTCCACCATGGCCAGGGTGGCAGGGATCCTGGCCCCGCTGATCATTCCCCTGGACCAGTACCACCGGGCCATCCCCAAAGCCATCTTTGGGAGCATCCCTGTGCTGGTGGCCCTGCTCTGCATCCTGCTGCCCGAGACCCGCGGCGTTGACCTGGCAGATGACACAGGCAATGAACAACCTCTAGAGGAG GAGCAGAAAACTGAAGTGTCTCTCTGA